A section of the Candidatus Goldiibacteriota bacterium genome encodes:
- a CDS encoding DUF3795 domain-containing protein — MNAQELKETTAVCGIDCFNCEFFHTNIHEFFRTMPEDRKASFAARGADADKLSCKGCRKDGCKMLMGSCATLKCAKEKGVDFCYECAEFPCVKLQPLAEGAEKFPHNLKVYNLIMIKNRGIEAWAAEVKKIRNKYFTGKFKIGAGPQ, encoded by the coding sequence ATGAACGCGCAGGAACTTAAGGAAACAACGGCTGTATGCGGAATAGACTGTTTTAATTGCGAGTTTTTTCATACGAATATACATGAATTTTTCCGGACAATGCCGGAAGACAGAAAAGCGTCGTTTGCGGCGCGCGGCGCCGATGCCGATAAGTTAAGCTGTAAGGGCTGCAGAAAAGACGGATGCAAAATGTTAATGGGCAGTTGTGCGACTTTAAAATGCGCGAAAGAAAAGGGCGTTGATTTTTGCTATGAATGCGCGGAGTTTCCCTGTGTAAAGCTTCAGCCGCTTGCTGAAGGCGCTGAAAAATTTCCGCATAATCTGAAAGTGTATAACCTTATAATGATAAAGAACAGGGGAATAGAGGCGTGGGCAGCGGAAGTAAAAAAAATCAGAAATAAATATTTTACGGGAAAATTTAAGATAGGCGCGGGTCCGCAGTAA
- a CDS encoding DnaJ domain-containing protein, which translates to MKKVFMLMLIVMHAVGSLYAAGAPFEEITKAKAFIQQKEYRAAETMLAAMWAEFPNDPQLPLLLGQVSEKRGLLDAAEDYYLQSINMDVNSFDAHYGLGVVLFKAGEKQMAAKEFESAVLINPESYDAYIKLNHVYSALKDRERAQYYLEKAKEINPAYEKNLKLSAVLMWATTILLYGFFLLRKNYIVAAVFALVTSIIFLITGRHTNSVIYLGMAFVSGFFIYKEQLGIKSEYEKRKQSGQIIQKDLDEAVKKAYLILGLKQGATKHEIKSAYRKLAKKHHPDSAGPKKNDEMIKAVNAAYSLLIKRP; encoded by the coding sequence GTGAAAAAAGTATTTATGTTAATGTTGATTGTTATGCATGCGGTTGGTTCATTGTATGCTGCTGGCGCTCCTTTTGAAGAAATAACCAAAGCAAAGGCGTTCATACAACAAAAAGAGTACAGGGCGGCGGAAACAATGTTAGCGGCAATGTGGGCGGAATTTCCAAATGACCCGCAGCTGCCATTGCTTCTGGGGCAGGTAAGCGAAAAAAGGGGGCTTCTGGACGCTGCAGAGGACTATTATCTGCAGTCTATAAATATGGATGTCAATTCTTTTGACGCGCATTACGGGCTTGGCGTGGTATTGTTTAAAGCCGGGGAAAAGCAGATGGCGGCAAAGGAATTTGAAAGCGCGGTCCTTATAAATCCGGAAAGTTACGACGCCTATATTAAACTTAATCATGTATACTCCGCCCTTAAAGACAGGGAAAGGGCGCAATACTACCTTGAGAAAGCAAAGGAAATTAATCCTGCTTATGAAAAAAACTTAAAATTAAGCGCTGTCCTTATGTGGGCGACGACAATATTGCTTTACGGCTTTTTCTTACTGCGAAAAAACTATATTGTGGCGGCGGTATTTGCCCTTGTGACATCAATTATATTTCTGATTACCGGCCGCCATACAAATTCTGTTATTTATCTGGGAATGGCTTTTGTTTCAGGATTCTTTATTTATAAGGAACAGCTGGGAATTAAGAGTGAATATGAAAAACGAAAGCAGTCCGGGCAGATAATACAAAAAGACCTTGATGAGGCTGTTAAAAAGGCGTACTTAATATTGGGGCTTAAACAGGGCGCCACGAAGCACGAGATTAAAAGCGCCTACAGAAAACTTGCAAAAAAGCACCACCCTGATTCTGCGGGCCCCAAGAAAAATGATGAGATGATAAAAGCGGTTAATGCCGCGTATTCGCTTTTAATAAAAAGGCCTTAA